Below is a genomic region from Equus quagga isolate Etosha38 chromosome 17, UCLA_HA_Equagga_1.0, whole genome shotgun sequence.
tgcttaaaactctgatataattccgcttctgggtataatacgcaaaagaattgaaaggagcgtctcaaagagatatttgtacactcgtGTTCATACCAGCATATTcgcagtagccaaaaggtggaaacaaatgcccatcgatggatgaatagataCACAAAATGCGGGATATCCAtacatggaatatcattcagccttcaaaaggagtgaaattctgacacatgctacgacgtggatgaaccttgaagacagtatgctaaataaaatgagccagacacaaaaggacaaatactgtatgactgcATTTCTATGAGGttcctagaatagtcaaattcatagaaagtagaagggtagctgccagaggcagggggaggaggaatggggagttagtgaaCGGGTGCAGACtttcaatttgggaagatgaaaatgttctggacaTGGATGGTGGAGATGGttgcacagcagtgtgaatgcacttaatgccactgagctgtacacttaaaatggttaaagcaGTAAAGTTTATGcattttgccacaattttttttttgaggaagattagccctgagctaacatttgctgccaatcctcctctttttgctgaagaagattagccctgagctaacattgcgcccatcttcctctattttatgtggatgcctgccacagcacggcttgacaagccgtgtgtaggtccgcacctgggatccaaaccggaccctgggccgctgaagtggaacatgcgcacttaaccgctgtgccacccggtTGGCCCCTTGccataataaatttttaaaaacaaaacctttggTAACTGCCTGTTGTCCATGTGGTGGTCTAATGGATGGTTATCGGATGTGGCTACCCAGCATGCCAACCTGTACAAGTGGGCTGGCTGCAGGACCCCACTTCCCTCCGTGGGCCTGCAGAGGGCAGACACTTGCTCCCCCTGATCCTGGCAACGGGGAGGTGGGCCCCTGACCTGACCTCAGCCAATCAAATTCCCCCCTGGAGCGAGggccagggaagagggaaggacaaCTGAGGATTCAGCAAGCGGGCAGCCCCACGTGTCCAGTGCCCCGGAGCTTTGCCATCCTGGAACACTATGGTTCGCTCCTGCGCCAGAGCCCTCGTGTGGTGCTGGCAGCCAGTGTCCCAACACCTCCTGCCCTTTGAGTCTGTACACTGAGTTCTGTGACTCCCCAGTACCCTTCCAGTAAACTCCTTTTCTGCTCAAACCAGCCCATTACTTTCTCTTGTTTGCAACCCAGAACCCTGCTGGTCCCGGCTCCTTGGCAGGGCTCGTGAGGACTCCAGGGCCACAACCACGGCAGACCCTGAGCTGCGACAAGATCCACGCCTCCGAGCCTTTGCTCAGACTGCTCTCTTCCTGCCCGCTCCGCCCCACTCCTGTCTCACCTGGTGAGTCCTGCATCAATCAGCTCTGCCTCATTCATCACCTCTGCTCAGCCTTTCCTACCTGCCTGTCCCATCCGCAGTGGTAGCATCATGGGTAAGAGCACAGATTGCAGGGTCCAatggggtttgaatcctggcactGCCagtttctggctgtgtgaccccaggcaagttaattagcctttctgtgccttgatttccttatctataaaatgaggacaataacagtacctacctcagagtGTTTTGGTTAGCGTCAGATGAACTAATATGAGTGGTTActacataataagtgctcaatgaaCAATAGTTATTGTCAGGTAGAACGGACCACTCCTTCCTTTTTGACTCCCTGAACCCCACACAGACCTCCATCACAGTACCTTTAAGCTCTAGTCTGTCTGTTCTGCACACACGTTGGTACAGTAGTCTGAGCTCCCTGGAGGGTGGAGGCGGAATCAtatttgtgtctgtctctccagcaTCCAGGGGCATCATGGGTGAATAGATGTGGTTTCCCTCCAGCCGGGTCAGGCCGTGCCCCTCCCGTCCACAGCAGCCCACACCcctcctggaggagcagggggcGGAGAGCTTCTGAGTGCCCAGGgggagaggagcaggtggagCTGGGAGCAGTGGGGCCTCGGGAGCCTGCACTCAGGCACGAGCCTCCTACCTCCCGCAGCAGGAATTCTGGTCCCACCCCTGCACACACGAGCAGTGGGGCCGGCCACCGGGCTCACACCTGCCCCCGTGCCCCTGGGAGTGCACTTGACCCCCCCTCTTCCACAGGACAGTCCATGGGCCCCCTGCCCCCTCAGCCTGTGTCCTGGGCCCCGGTGACCCGCCCCCTCTTCAGATGAGGGTCTGGCCCCAGGCCCAGGTGGTCCTCCCAACATCCGGGCCTCCAGCAGGCTGCCTTCCTTTCATGAACTTTTCAAACTCTGACAGCCCTCTGGTGGGGACTCATAGCGCCAGGtctgagccccagctctgcctcttctcaGAGGCCTTAGGCGagtctttgagcctcaattttctcttatGAAAAGTGGGGCTAACCCACCCCTCTTACAGAATTGCCCTTGGATTGTTTTCAAGGGTGAGTGTTTTGCACTCTCCCAGGTGCTGTACACATCTGCCAGGAGTATTCACACTTACCCAGCTCACCCTGCGTCCCAGCGGGAGCCCCCACCCCCGAACACACCATGCCCTTTGGCACTGTCCTGCCCAAACTTCCCTCTTCTGGACTGCCCTTCTCTCGCCAAGACACTCCACTTGTCATTGAAGATCAGGCAGCGCCTCCTCACTAGAGTCTCTCTCGAGCTCCTGAGCCGCCTACATGCTCCCTGCTCTCAGCTGGGGCTTCCTGTGCAGGCCTCTGTATGGCACATCTTCCCGCACTGTGGTCACCTGCGAACCTGGGGCCTCCCATCCCCAGGAGCTTCTCCTGGGCAGACCCAGGCCAGGATCATCTGTGTTCTCAGGAGCTGGCCCAAGGCCTGTCCCACAGACAGCGGTTGGTCGCCCGAGGTTTACTGGGGACCATCAACGGCCGAGTGGATTGTATTCTCTCGTGTTCATAAATTACTTAGCTTTTCTTATATTTGGGCTCTTCAGGctgcttccagtttttcttcttggTGTAATCAGCTACTGTGGACCTCTGTGTGAATTAACGTTATTTCCTTCGCAGTCGTTTCTTTAGGCCTGGTTTCCAAAGCGACATTACCAGGGGCGAGCTGCTGGCTAGTTTTGTAGATCTTGTTATGCAATGACAGAACTGCCTGCTTCCGAGCATGGGTACCACCTGGAGCTTGGCGAGTCCCCAGGGCTACAGGCCTCTGCAGGGCACTGCAGGCCACCGGGATTCTGTTTACGTCATGTGGACAGGAAGCGTGATATTTCAGGCCATCTGGAAAGGTCTGATATAACACAGAGAGCACATTACACAGAATCCCTGCCTCAATCCACAGACCTGTCAGAGGCCCCTGTGGAGCTCGGTATGAAGAAGGACACGTCCGAGGTCACTATTTGTCCTCTAATTGGATTGTCATGCACCATTTGGCCAGCAGATGCACAAGATTCTAAAAAATCTGAGagtggaaaattggtgacaagtCCATCTGTTGACTTAAGACTTTCGGTGACTTGGGGAGAAGCTGCTGTTTCAAGCCTGCCCGGGGGGACATCTCCCACCACCTCGCGGAAATGGATGCCTCCCCAGGTGCAGCCCAGCCCCGGCTCCACTGCAGACTTGTCCCCGGGGGTCCCGGGGGAGGCACCTTTGCTCAGCAGAGAAGAGTGGGCCGAGTTCAGGTtagagtggggagggaagggagtggagtGAACAGCATGGGCAGGGGTGTGGCACTGGGGACAGTTTGGGATGATGGTGGGAAGTGAGGCTCCTGGCTGATCTGAGCAGAGGCTTGTTCAAGGACGGTGGAAGATTAGGTGGATCAGAAACACGCATCCACAGTGTGTGAATACCACACTATTTACTTCTCAACGGCCAACTGATAGCTGATTTCTACACCAAAAAGGGGAGGGATTTTCCAGTCTCTTACGAGCTTCTATAGGATTCCTTTAAATAGTGccagcccttctccccaccccccgcaCCCCTTGCATTTGCAGGGGTTCcgtttataaaatattgttagcCTGTAGCTTTGGTGGGGTTGCCAGATGACATACAGGACACCCagtaaaatctgaatttcagataaacggTGAATCATGCTTTAGTATATCTCAAACATTGCATGGCACATacttatactttaaaaagtatttgcttTTCATCACAAAACTCAAATTCATCTCAAATGAATTTgctaaatcattttttatttcatttttatttattttttttattttttttttgaggaagattagccctgagctaactactgccagtccccctcttttttgctgaggaagcctggccctgagctaacatccgtgcccatcttcctctactttatatgtaggatgcctaccacagcatggcgtgccaagcagtgccatgtccgcacccgggatccaaacgggcaaaccccgggctgccgagaagcagaacgtgcgaacctaaccactgtgccaccaggctggcccctatttgctttttatttattcacttttaaatttttatttatttatttaaattttatattattatatttttatattttataatataaaatattataaaatattattttatgttttggtttcatttatttttacttattatttatttattttatttgctaaacctgGCAACCGTAACTCTGAGAGATCTGGTTTGCTGGACAGAGCTGGCGGTGGAGGCTCTTAGGCAGGAGAAGGAAAGCCAGGCGAGGCTGAGGAGGGGAGCCCAGCAGGGGCGGTGGGCATGGTTCACCAGCCGGGTTGCTGTCTCCCTCAGTCTCTTCGTGGCAGACAAAGAGCCCACTCCAAATCCGAGGAGAGGCCAGTGGTGCAGCCTGTTGAGGAACAGAACCCGGAAGAGCCTCAGGTCTCCAGGGAGCTGGACCCAGAGGTGACAGGAAGCACCAGGACCTCCCAAGGCAGAGGATGGGGTGGCAGGAGGGCTGGAGAAATTCCTCTTCCCCTGCCTGGGTGGAGATCTGAACTCCCAGCCATTGCAGCCCACCGGCTTGCTGGAGGGTGTGGGAGGACCCAGGCTCCTGGGCTGCCAGCCTCATGCCACTTCAGTCACCACAGCCTCTTCTCTGCCAAAGCCACCTTCTTCAGAACAGAAGCTGGATCTGCAACCAGAACCCACTGTCAGCTTCCTGTTCACACTCCTGAGCACCGCAGAGCCCCACAAGCCCAAAGACCCTGAGGAGTAAGGCTGTGCGAGTATGTgaaggggaggggggtggaggggcCTTCTCCTCCCCATCAACACTCGGATCTGGGCCTGGACTCAGCCCTGCGATGGGCAGAGGGGAGGCCTACACAGAACTGAAGGGGCCTGGGCCTCCGGCTGCCCCCCAgacccttcccccagcctctagACCCTCTGGTCCAACGCTCACTGAGCACCCACCCCAGGGACTTGGAGATCCAAGAGGGCCAGTTCCTGGGTAAGGAAGACTGGGGCCCCCAGCGGACCGCGAAGGAAATCAACCAACTGCAGAATGATTGCATGAGGtgagccaggccagggcaggtggGCGCAGGTCGGGGGACAGGGCTTTCCCCATGGAGGTCCGGGCCTGTGGCTTGACAGCAGTGACTGCTCCTTCACTTGCCTTTCTTcctgccctctttcctccctccttccctccttcccttgccTTCTGCCTGTTCTACTGTGGATGACCTCCTCACTGGCCAGCAAGTCCCTTCCCTCCCAAGCATCAGTGTCCTCCCCCTGTGTGAGTGGGACCAGCCCCAGGGGCGTGGGGGTCTGCTCTCTGCATGTCCGCCTCTGGAGCTGCGGTCTGCACAATCCTGCGGCCGCCTGCCCCCCTCCAGGAGCAGATCCCCACCTGGAGACCGAGGTCCTGTTTGAGGGGAAATGGGACATCAGACCATGGGTCTGAGCGGTCAGCGCTTTCATTCATACACAGCTGGCCCAGAGCGCCCGGGCAGGGCTAGTTCCGCACACGAATCACACAGAATCCTGTCATGGCCCCCACGGCCGCCCACCAGGGTGGGGGGGCTAGCCTGATGCTGCCTTTGAGGATTTCTAGGCAAGCCTGCACGGCGCGACGAAACAGCCTGCCCTTCTCTtgctaaagaagagaaaaagcacaatTTGTCCCTGTCTGTGTCCCCTGCTGTGAGTCACCTGGGGAGAACAATTTCTTCCCCGCCTGTCACTTTGCCAGGACAACAAGCCCTGGCTCTTGGTGAAACCCGAGCCCCAGGTGGCTGTGCCAGGTCGCAGCTCAAGCAGGAGGCATGTGTgttgggaggaggggctgcttAGGACCAGAGCCTGGGGGCTGAGGGGTCTCTCTGTCAACCCTAGGCTCTGGGCCTCGCTGAGCACTACGCAGGCAGACAACCTGGCCCTGGGGGAGAAGTTGCAAAGTCTGGTGAGACCCTCGCCCAGcacctctttccttttcctgcctccttgcctcccagcccagctctctgCTGGGGCCTCACTGGGGCAGTCTGGCTCTATCCGCTGCCCGCCTCTGGGCCCCGCAACCCTTTGTTCCAGCCCAATTCATTGTATGAGAGCTTGAAGGAGGAAGTGAGGGCGATCCAGGAGGACGAGAAGGTCATCCAGGAGGATGCCCAGGCCATCCAGGGGGCAGCGCTGCTCCAGGTGCCTGGGCCTCCGTGCAGTGGtgcatgggggagggagggccctCCTGCCCAGTGCCACGCACTCAGCTCCCGGTGCCTGCAGCAGCCCAGCTCCCAGAAGACAGACCTGCTCATCCCACAGGCTGACGTTCCCCAGGATCACAGAAACCCACGTCAGCCCTGGCCGGGCCCAAGCTTGGAGACGGGACCCGACCTCGGGAAGACCCTCCAGCAGCTCCTCTCCAGGTCCCTGCAGTAAACTTCTCCGCAGCTGAGCCACAGCTCCCCGTGTGTCTGTGGGCCCTGGGGATCAGACGGGAGCAGGAGGCCAGCAGCTCCAAGTTGAGCTGGGCTACCATCTGACATCACCCCACCTCCCTTGGTTCGCTGGCTCtgagctccccccaccccagaggaGGTTCCAGGTCTGCTTGGTGTCAGCCTCAAGGTCAAGGTCCCTGTGATAAGGGCCGGGGCAGGACTGGAAGGGGGCCGCACCCCCTCCCAGGATGTACCTGGTCTAACTCCAAAGGGCAGAAAGAGActagggagaggcaggaagagccACTACCCATCCCATGGCCTTGGAGAAGTCTCTTCCCCTTTGTTAGTCAAGTTATGGGGGAGGAGGTACTCCCCACGGGCCCAACACTCAACTCCCTTCAGGCCTGGGGATGCATCTGGAATTTGAATTCCCACTCCTACCCCACCCTCATCCTGTAGCCAGGGCCTCCTGGGGTCTCCCTTGAGACCTCACCCCCTTCACCAATGGGACtatccctgccctgggcctcagctccttcctccaccccacccatGGGCCGGAGCACCCATTACCCTCTCCAGGCCTGGCTGCCTGAGCTCCCAGCCGTGATCACTGTCCTGGCCACCGACAGGCCCTCAGGACTTGTGCCCATCAGCCTTGCTGCCCTCGGCATCTGTCAGCCCCGGGGGGCCTTTCTAGGAGGCCCATGATTCCTGATGTaacaagagagagacagagagagagactgtgtaggtagaatatttaaaaccttaaaaataggggccagccccgtggctgagtagttaagttcgcacgctccacttcggcagccctgggttttgccagtttggatcccgggcgcagatatggcaccactcatcaggccatgctgaggcggcgtcccatgtagcacacccagaaggacccacaactaggatgtacaactatgtactggggggctttggggagaagaagaaaaaaaatgattggcaacagatgttagctcaggtgccaatctttaaaaaaa
It encodes:
- the LOC124228992 gene encoding uncharacterized protein LOC124228992, with product MGQSMGPLPPQPVSWAPSLRGRQRAHSKSEERPVVQPVEEQNPEEPQVSRELDPEPPSSEQKLDLQPEPTVSFLFTLLSTAEPHKPKDPEEDLEIQEGQFLGKEDWGPQRTAKEINQLQNDCMRLWASLSTTQADNLALGEKLQSLPNSLYESLKEEVRAIQEDEKVIQEDAQAIQGAALLQVPGPPCSGAWGREGPPAQCHALSSRCLQQPSSQKTDLLIPQADVPQDHRNPRQPWPGPSLETGPDLGKTLQQLLSRSLQ